The following coding sequences lie in one Lacerta agilis isolate rLacAgi1 chromosome 4, rLacAgi1.pri, whole genome shotgun sequence genomic window:
- the CUL5 gene encoding cullin-5 isoform X1: MATSNLLKNKGSLQFEDKWDFMRPIVLKLLRQESVTKQQWFDLFSDVHGVCLWDDKGPAKIHQALKEDILDFIKQAQARVLSHQDDTALLKAYIVEWRKFFTQCDILPKPFCQLEITLMGKQGSNKKSNVEDSIVRKLMLDTWNESIFSNIKTRLQDSAMKLVHAERLGEAFDSQLVIGVRESYVNLCSNPEDKLQIYRDNFEKAYLDSTERFYRTQAPSYLQQNGVQNYMKYADAKLKEEEKRALRYLETRRECNSVEALMECCVNALVTSFKETILAECQGMIKRNETEKLHLMFSLMDKVPNGIEPMLKDLEEHIVSAGLADMVAAAETITTDSEKYVEQLLTLFNRFSKLVKEAFQDDPRFLTARDKAYKAVVNDATIFKLELPLKQKGVGLKTQPESKCPELLANYCDMLLRKTPLSKKLTSEEIEAKLKEVLLVLKYVQNKDVFMRYHKAHLTRRLILDISADSEIEENMVEWLREVGMPADYVNKLARMFQDIKVSEDLNQAFKEMHKNNKLALPADSVNIKILNAGAWSRSSEKVFVSLPTELEDLIPEVEEFYKKNHSGRKLHWHHLMSNGIITFKNEVGQYDLEVTTFQLAVLFAWNQRPREKISFENLKLATELPDAELRRTLWSLVAFPKLKRQVLSYEPQVNSPKDFTEGTLFSVNQEFSLIKNAKVQKRGKINLIGRLQLTTERMREEENEGIVQLRILRTQEAIIQIMKMRKKITNAQLQTELVEILKNMFLPQKKMIKEQIEWLIEHKYIRRDESDINTFIYMA, encoded by the exons GGATGTGCACGGCGTTTGCTTGTGGGATGATAAAGGCCCAGCAAAAATACACCAGGCTTTGAAAGAAGATATCCTTGATTTTATTAAACAAGCGCAAGCA AGAGTGCTGAGCCACCAAGATGATACTGCATTACTGAAAGCCTATATCGTAGAGTGGCGTAAATTCTTCACGCAGTGTGATATCTTACCCAAGCCATTTTGTCAGTTAGAGATTACTCTCATGGGCAAACAAGGCAGCAATAAGAAGTCCAATGTAGAAGACAGTATTGTACGAAAG CTCATGTTAGATACTTGGAACGAGTCCATATTTTCAAATATAAAGACTCGCCTTCAAGACAGTGCAATGAAGCTGGTCCATGCTGAAAGGCTAGGGGAAGCATTTGACTCTCAACTTGTCATTGGTGTTAGAGAATCGTATG TTAATCTGTGTTCTAATCCTGAAGACAAACTCCAGATTTATCGGGATAATTTTGAAAAAGCATACCTTGATTCAACAGAGAGATTTTATAGAACTCAAGCCCCTTCGTATTTGCAACAAAATGGTGTTCAGAATTACATGAAATAT GCAGATGCTAaattaaaggaagaagaaaaaagagcacTACGGTATTTAGAAACCAGGCGGGAATGTAACTCTGTAGAAGCG CTTATGGAGTGCTGTGTGAATGCTCTGGTGACATCTTTTAAGGAGACAATTTTAGCTGAATGCCAAGGCATGATCAAACGAAATGAAACAGAAA AGTTGCATCTAATGTTTTCATTGATGGATAAAGTTCCTAATGGAATAGAGCCTATGTTGAAAGATTTGGAAGAGCATATTGTTAGTGCTGGATTAGCAGATATGGTAGCAGCCGCTGAGACTATTACTACT GATTCTGAAAAGTATGTAGAACAATTGCTCACATTATTTAATCGATTTAGCAAGCTGGTTAAAGAAGCTTTTCAAGATGATCCAAGATTTCTTACTGCCAGAGATAAG gcATATAAAGCTGTTGTTAATGATGCCACAATATTTAAACTTGAATTACCATTGAAACAGAAGGG TGTTGGACTGAAAACACAGCCAGAGTCCAAGTGCCCAGAGCTGCTTGCGAATTATTGTGATATGTTGTTGAGGAAAACACCGCTTAGCAAAAAACTAACCTCTGAAGAAATTGAAGCAAAGCTTAAAGAAGTG CTATTGGTGCTCAAGTATGTGCAGAACAAAGATGTTTTCATGAGATACCACAAAGCTCATTTAACAAGACGTCTTATATTGGATATATCAGCAGATAGTGAAATAGAAGAGAATATGGTAGAATGGCTGAGA GAAGTAGGTATGCCAGCAGATTATGTAAATAAGCTGGCGAGAATGTTCCAGGATATCAAAGTATCTGAAGATTTGAACCAGGCTTTCAAGGAAATGCACAAAAATAATAAACTTGCCCTACCAG CGGATTCTGTGAATATCAAAATTTTGAATGCTGGGGCCTGGTCCAGAAGTTCTGAAAAGGTTTTTGTTTCGCTGCCCACGGAATTAGAAGATCTCATCCCTGAGGTGGAAGAGTTCTACAAAAAGAACCACAGCGGCAGGAAACTTCATTGGCATCACCTTATGTCCAATGGAATT ATAACTTTTAAGAATGAAGTTGGCCAGTATGACTTGGAGGTAACAACGTTTCAGCTGGCTGTGCTTTTTGCCTGGAACCAAAGACCCCGAGAGAAGATCAGCTTTGAAAACCTTAAACTGGCAACAGAACTCCCTGATGCTGAGCTCAGGAGAACTTTGTGG TCACTTGTAGCATTTCCAAAGTTGAAACGTCAGGTTTTGTCATATGAACCTCAAGTCAACTCACCCAAAGACTTTACTGAAGGAACCCTCTTCTCAGTGAACCAGGAGTTCAGCTTAAT AAAAAATGCAAAAGTTCAAAAGAGAGGTAAGATAAACCTAATTGGCAGACTTCAATTAACTACAGAGAGAATGCGAGAAGAGGAAAATGAAGGGATAGTCCAGTTAAGAATATTACGGACGCAG GAGGCTATCATCCAAATAATGAAAATGAGGAAGAAAATTACTAATGCTCAGCTTCAGACTGAACTAGTAGAAATATTAAAGAACATGTTCTTGCCACAGAAGAAAATGATAAAAGAGCAGATTGAATGGCTTATAGAACACAAATATATCAGAAGAGATGAATCAGATATCAACACTTTTATATACATGGCATAG
- the CUL5 gene encoding cullin-5 isoform X2, producing the protein MGKQGSNKKSNVEDSIVRKLMLDTWNESIFSNIKTRLQDSAMKLVHAERLGEAFDSQLVIGVRESYVNLCSNPEDKLQIYRDNFEKAYLDSTERFYRTQAPSYLQQNGVQNYMKYADAKLKEEEKRALRYLETRRECNSVEALMECCVNALVTSFKETILAECQGMIKRNETEKLHLMFSLMDKVPNGIEPMLKDLEEHIVSAGLADMVAAAETITTDSEKYVEQLLTLFNRFSKLVKEAFQDDPRFLTARDKAYKAVVNDATIFKLELPLKQKGVGLKTQPESKCPELLANYCDMLLRKTPLSKKLTSEEIEAKLKEVLLVLKYVQNKDVFMRYHKAHLTRRLILDISADSEIEENMVEWLREVGMPADYVNKLARMFQDIKVSEDLNQAFKEMHKNNKLALPADSVNIKILNAGAWSRSSEKVFVSLPTELEDLIPEVEEFYKKNHSGRKLHWHHLMSNGIITFKNEVGQYDLEVTTFQLAVLFAWNQRPREKISFENLKLATELPDAELRRTLWSLVAFPKLKRQVLSYEPQVNSPKDFTEGTLFSVNQEFSLIKNAKVQKRGKINLIGRLQLTTERMREEENEGIVQLRILRTQEAIIQIMKMRKKITNAQLQTELVEILKNMFLPQKKMIKEQIEWLIEHKYIRRDESDINTFIYMA; encoded by the exons ATGGGCAAACAAGGCAGCAATAAGAAGTCCAATGTAGAAGACAGTATTGTACGAAAG CTCATGTTAGATACTTGGAACGAGTCCATATTTTCAAATATAAAGACTCGCCTTCAAGACAGTGCAATGAAGCTGGTCCATGCTGAAAGGCTAGGGGAAGCATTTGACTCTCAACTTGTCATTGGTGTTAGAGAATCGTATG TTAATCTGTGTTCTAATCCTGAAGACAAACTCCAGATTTATCGGGATAATTTTGAAAAAGCATACCTTGATTCAACAGAGAGATTTTATAGAACTCAAGCCCCTTCGTATTTGCAACAAAATGGTGTTCAGAATTACATGAAATAT GCAGATGCTAaattaaaggaagaagaaaaaagagcacTACGGTATTTAGAAACCAGGCGGGAATGTAACTCTGTAGAAGCG CTTATGGAGTGCTGTGTGAATGCTCTGGTGACATCTTTTAAGGAGACAATTTTAGCTGAATGCCAAGGCATGATCAAACGAAATGAAACAGAAA AGTTGCATCTAATGTTTTCATTGATGGATAAAGTTCCTAATGGAATAGAGCCTATGTTGAAAGATTTGGAAGAGCATATTGTTAGTGCTGGATTAGCAGATATGGTAGCAGCCGCTGAGACTATTACTACT GATTCTGAAAAGTATGTAGAACAATTGCTCACATTATTTAATCGATTTAGCAAGCTGGTTAAAGAAGCTTTTCAAGATGATCCAAGATTTCTTACTGCCAGAGATAAG gcATATAAAGCTGTTGTTAATGATGCCACAATATTTAAACTTGAATTACCATTGAAACAGAAGGG TGTTGGACTGAAAACACAGCCAGAGTCCAAGTGCCCAGAGCTGCTTGCGAATTATTGTGATATGTTGTTGAGGAAAACACCGCTTAGCAAAAAACTAACCTCTGAAGAAATTGAAGCAAAGCTTAAAGAAGTG CTATTGGTGCTCAAGTATGTGCAGAACAAAGATGTTTTCATGAGATACCACAAAGCTCATTTAACAAGACGTCTTATATTGGATATATCAGCAGATAGTGAAATAGAAGAGAATATGGTAGAATGGCTGAGA GAAGTAGGTATGCCAGCAGATTATGTAAATAAGCTGGCGAGAATGTTCCAGGATATCAAAGTATCTGAAGATTTGAACCAGGCTTTCAAGGAAATGCACAAAAATAATAAACTTGCCCTACCAG CGGATTCTGTGAATATCAAAATTTTGAATGCTGGGGCCTGGTCCAGAAGTTCTGAAAAGGTTTTTGTTTCGCTGCCCACGGAATTAGAAGATCTCATCCCTGAGGTGGAAGAGTTCTACAAAAAGAACCACAGCGGCAGGAAACTTCATTGGCATCACCTTATGTCCAATGGAATT ATAACTTTTAAGAATGAAGTTGGCCAGTATGACTTGGAGGTAACAACGTTTCAGCTGGCTGTGCTTTTTGCCTGGAACCAAAGACCCCGAGAGAAGATCAGCTTTGAAAACCTTAAACTGGCAACAGAACTCCCTGATGCTGAGCTCAGGAGAACTTTGTGG TCACTTGTAGCATTTCCAAAGTTGAAACGTCAGGTTTTGTCATATGAACCTCAAGTCAACTCACCCAAAGACTTTACTGAAGGAACCCTCTTCTCAGTGAACCAGGAGTTCAGCTTAAT AAAAAATGCAAAAGTTCAAAAGAGAGGTAAGATAAACCTAATTGGCAGACTTCAATTAACTACAGAGAGAATGCGAGAAGAGGAAAATGAAGGGATAGTCCAGTTAAGAATATTACGGACGCAG GAGGCTATCATCCAAATAATGAAAATGAGGAAGAAAATTACTAATGCTCAGCTTCAGACTGAACTAGTAGAAATATTAAAGAACATGTTCTTGCCACAGAAGAAAATGATAAAAGAGCAGATTGAATGGCTTATAGAACACAAATATATCAGAAGAGATGAATCAGATATCAACACTTTTATATACATGGCATAG
- the ACAT1 gene encoding acetyl-CoA acetyltransferase, mitochondrial — protein sequence MLVGRQVPKTLRMLTYASRGYSSQRGLNEVVIVSAVRTPIGSFQGSLSSQPATKLGSIAIKGAIERAGIPAQEVKEVYMGNVIQAGQGQAPARQATLGAGLPVSTPCTTVNKVCASGMKSIMMAAQSLACGSQDVMVAGGMESMSNVPYTMVRGATPYGGVKLEDLIVKDGLTDVYNKIHMGNCAENTAKKFTISREDQDAYAIKSYTKSKEGWESGVFAKEIVPVTISQKGKPDTEIKEDEEYKRVDFSKVPKLRAVFQKENGTVTAANASTLNDGAAALVLMTSEAAQRLNAKPLAKIVGFADAAVDPIDFPIAPAHAVPKILNQTGLKKKDIKMWEINEAFSVVVLANIKMLDVDPQKVNIHGGAVSLGHPIGMSGARIVVHMAHALKQGEYGLAGICNGGGGASAILIQKL from the exons ATGTTGGTCGGGAGGCAGGTGCCGAAGACCCTTCGG ATGTTAACTTATGCAAGCAGAGGCTACTCATCACAACGTGGCTTAAAT GAAGTAGTAATTGTAAGTGCTGTCCGGACACCCATTGGCTCTTTCCAAGGATCCCTTTCATCACAGCCAGCCACTAAACTTGGTTCCATTGCAATTAAAGGCGCAATTGAAAGAGCAG GTATCCCTGCACAAGAAGTGAAAGAAGTCTACATGGGCAATGTTATTCAGGCTGGACAAGGACAAGCTCCTGCAAGACAAGCAACCCTTGGTGCAG GTTTACCAGTTTCTACTCCTTGCACGACTGTCAACAAAGTTTGTGCCTCTGGAATGAAATCTATTATGATGGCAGCGCAGAGTCTGGCATGTGGGAGCCAG GATGTGATGGTAGCTGGTGGAATGGAGAGCATGTCTAATGTACCCTACACAATGGTCAGAGGAGCAACGCCTTATGGAGGAGTAAAGCTTGAAGACTTGATTGTAAAAGATGGCCTGACAGATGTTTACAACAAAATTCACATG GGTAATTGCGCAGAGAATACTGCAAAGAAGTTTACTATATCACGGGAAGATCAAGATGCCTATGCCATAAAATCTTACACCAAAAGCAAGGAAGGTTGGGAGTCGGGAGTTTTTGCAAAGGAAATTGTCCCAGTTACTATTTCTCAGAAAG GGAAACCAGACACAGAGATTAAAGAAGACGAGGAGTACAAGCGTGTTGATTTCAGTAAAGTTCCAAAACTGAGGGCcgtttttcagaaagaaaacg GAACAGTAACTGCTGCCAATGCCAGTACACTGAATGATGGCGCAGCTGCATTAGTACTGATGACTTCAGAAGCAGCCCAAAGGCTGAATGCTAAACCATTGGCTAAAATAGTAG GTTTTGCAGATGCTGCTGTTGATCCTATTGACTTTCCAATTGCACCAGCACATGCAGTTCCTAAG ATACTTAATCAGACAGGTCTAAAAAAGAAAGATATTAAAATGTGGGAAATTAATGAAGCGTTCAGTGTTGTTGTCCTAGCCAACATTAAAATGCTAGATGTTGATCCTCAAAAGGTGAACATTCATGGAGGAGCAGTCTCTTTGGGACATCCTATTGG gatGTCTGGAGCAAGAATTGTTGTTCACATGGCTCATGCATTGAAGCAAGGAGAGTATGGCCTTGCTGGAATCTGTAATGGAGGTGGCGGTGCATCTGCAATACTAATCCAGAAACTGTAG